Proteins encoded within one genomic window of Pirellulales bacterium:
- a CDS encoding DUF1559 domain-containing protein has product MSHPQRPARLAFTLVELLVVIAIIGILIALLLPAIQAAREAARRTTCTNNLKQLGLAFQNYHDVWNRLPYGFGDWSGNSNSGKAQDNLPARGTHITTMLPYLEQQVLYSQMRMNINNPGNAANYSVSNGTGLPPDVADQPFNPPKYGTGDPTDQTAGVPLRLSVTQLPSLVCPSDSTFEQNIGVSWGPTNGTAGNRKYQSYQANLGASARGNSPITPLVGPTPYPLATSMGGWQAQSVPLGAWFGTGIERNGWYHNAGDDRWISGPFACVQWAARFQDVSDGTTSTIGFGETRPYCEAAQIKVDGWMGANSGGMGFATTAPINLPTCINEPGYLQMVNLGYLTNIGDITWISGSNWTGTGGLKSKHPGGGQVVMLDGSVHFLYENMNYDTYQRLGDRRDGNMISAGDFGGATN; this is encoded by the coding sequence CTGGTCGTCATCGCCATCATCGGCATCTTGATCGCCTTGTTGTTGCCCGCCATTCAGGCCGCGCGCGAGGCCGCCCGCCGAACCACTTGCACGAACAACCTGAAGCAGCTCGGCCTCGCCTTCCAGAACTATCACGATGTCTGGAACCGCTTGCCCTATGGCTTCGGCGATTGGAGCGGCAATAGCAACAGCGGCAAAGCGCAAGACAATTTGCCGGCGCGCGGCACCCACATCACCACCATGTTGCCCTACCTGGAGCAGCAAGTCCTGTATAGTCAAATGCGGATGAACATCAACAACCCCGGCAATGCCGCCAACTATTCCGTGTCTAACGGGACGGGCCTTCCGCCCGACGTTGCCGATCAGCCGTTTAATCCGCCCAAGTACGGCACGGGCGATCCAACCGACCAGACGGCCGGCGTACCTCTTCGCCTTTCGGTAACGCAGTTGCCATCCCTTGTTTGCCCGAGCGATAGCACCTTTGAGCAAAACATCGGAGTCTCGTGGGGACCGACGAACGGCACTGCCGGCAACCGCAAGTATCAAAGTTATCAGGCCAACCTCGGCGCGTCGGCCCGAGGCAATAGCCCGATCACGCCGCTCGTCGGGCCGACCCCCTATCCGCTTGCAACCAGTATGGGGGGTTGGCAGGCGCAAAGTGTGCCCCTGGGGGCCTGGTTCGGCACCGGTATCGAGCGGAACGGCTGGTATCACAATGCGGGCGACGACCGTTGGATTTCGGGTCCGTTTGCCTGCGTGCAATGGGCGGCCCGCTTTCAGGACGTCAGCGACGGCACCACCAGCACCATCGGCTTTGGCGAAACACGGCCCTACTGCGAAGCGGCTCAAATTAAGGTCGACGGATGGATGGGCGCCAACAGCGGTGGGATGGGGTTCGCCACAACGGCGCCCATCAATTTGCCGACCTGCATCAATGAACCCGGCTATTTGCAAATGGTGAACCTGGGATATTTAACCAATATCGGCGATATCACTTGGATCAGCGGCTCAAATTGGACCGGGACGGGCGGACTGAAATCAAAGCATCCGGGCGGCGGCCAGGTGGTGATGCTAGACGGCTCCGTCCACTTTCTCTATGAAAACATGAACTACGACACCTACCAACGCTTGGGCGACCGCCGGGACGGCAACATGATCAGCGCGGGCGATTTTGGCGGCGCAACGAATTGA